Genomic DNA from Streptomyces sp. AM 2-1-1:
TGCTCCACGACGACGGTCTGATCCCCGGCTGACGCACCGCACTCCGCCCCCGCCCGCCCGGTGCCACCGGGCGGGCGGCGGTGCGCCGGGCGGACGCCGTCCGGGGGCGTGCGCCCGGGGCGTACCGGTGTGCGCGATCCGCCGGCCGGCCGCGCCGCTCCCCGCACGCCGTACCGTTGCCCGACGTGACCACCCTCGGAACCGGACTCGCGCGCGCCCGCCGCTGGCTGCGGAACCACCCGCTCGCCTTCGACACGGGGCTCGCCCTCGCCGTCCTCGGGACCATGCTCGCCGCGTCCTTCGCCGACTCCGGTCCCGGCCACCACGGGCCCTCGTTCGGCTCCCGCACCCCGGCCCCGTCGAGCGTCGTCCTGATGCTGCTCGGCGCTGCCGCGCTGGTCCCGCGCAGGCGCCGGGCCCTGCAGGTGCTCGCCTTCACCTGCTGCCTGTCGGTCGTGGAGTTCGTGGTGGTGGACCCGCCCGGGCCGGTGGTGATGAGCGCCGTCGTCGCCCTCTACACCGTCGCCTCCCGCACCGACCGGCCCACCACCTGGCGGGTCGGACTGGTCGCCGGCGCCGCGCTCACCGCCGCCGCGATGATCTTCGGTGCGGCCCCCTGGTACAGCCAGATCAACCTCGGCGTCGTCGCCTGGACCGGCCTCGCCGGAGCGGCCGGGGACGCCGTGCGCAGCCGCCGGGCCTTCATCGACGCGATCCGGGAACGCGCCGAGCGCGCCGAGCGCACCCGCGACGAGGAGGCCCGCCGCCGCGTCGCGGAGGAGCGCCTGCGCATCGCCCGCGACCTGCACGAC
This window encodes:
- a CDS encoding sensor histidine kinase, producing the protein MTTLGTGLARARRWLRNHPLAFDTGLALAVLGTMLAASFADSGPGHHGPSFGSRTPAPSSVVLMLLGAAALVPRRRRALQVLAFTCCLSVVEFVVVDPPGPVVMSAVVALYTVASRTDRPTTWRVGLVAGAALTAAAMIFGAAPWYSQINLGVVAWTGLAGAAGDAVRSRRAFIDAIRERAERAERTRDEEARRRVAEERLRIARDLHDVVAHHIALVNVQAGVAAHVMDKRPDQAKEALAHVRNASRSALDELRATVGLLRQSGDPAAPTEPAPGLAVLGELVETFRNAGLPVEVACPEQAAPLPAAVDLAAYRVVQEALTNVRKHAGSGTKAEVSVVRVGATAEVTVLDDGRGTPAIPAQGGPGGGHGLLGMRERVTALGGTLTAGPRYGGGFRVHAILPVDVRPGGPDRTGDLA